The proteins below are encoded in one region of Aerosakkonema funiforme FACHB-1375:
- the holA gene encoding DNA polymerase III subunit delta: MTVIILHGEDEFAISLEINQLRSEICHPDWLNFNYTKIPASPEALMAGITSAMTPPWGEGGRLVWLQDNRGECTENQLQSWENCLKNLPASNTLLLTSKTKPDGRLKSTKLLQKYAQFKEYPIIPIWATEQLAQKVQEIAVLLSINLSPQAVTALVEAVGNDTRLLYSELQKLKLYVGTRTVEIEDVRTLVSSNTSSSLKLASFILQRNLPAALSCINDLFNSNEPPLRIVATLVTQFRTWLWVKLMSQQGASNQLIAKEAEIGNPNRIYYLKQETQNCRLDLLQNALCLLLELEIMLKSGQDARNSLIIQIQKLCNV; encoded by the coding sequence ATGACAGTAATTATTTTACACGGAGAAGACGAGTTTGCTATCTCATTGGAAATTAACCAACTGCGGTCTGAAATTTGTCATCCAGATTGGTTAAACTTCAACTACACTAAAATACCTGCCAGTCCAGAAGCTTTAATGGCAGGAATTACCAGTGCGATGACTCCCCCCTGGGGTGAAGGAGGTCGCTTGGTTTGGTTACAGGATAACCGAGGTGAATGTACGGAAAATCAACTACAATCTTGGGAAAACTGCCTGAAAAATTTACCTGCTAGTAATACTCTATTGCTGACCAGTAAAACCAAGCCAGATGGCAGGCTTAAATCAACCAAATTATTGCAGAAATATGCCCAATTTAAAGAATATCCTATTATTCCCATCTGGGCAACCGAACAGCTAGCACAAAAGGTACAGGAAATAGCAGTTTTACTCAGCATTAATCTCAGTCCACAGGCAGTTACAGCTTTGGTAGAAGCAGTAGGAAACGATACGCGATTATTGTACTCGGAACTGCAAAAGTTGAAATTGTATGTAGGTACGAGAACTGTTGAAATAGAAGATGTACGAACTTTGGTTTCTTCTAATACCAGCAGCAGTCTCAAATTGGCTAGCTTTATCCTCCAAAGAAACCTACCAGCCGCACTTAGTTGCATAAATGACCTATTCAATAGTAATGAACCTCCTCTGAGAATTGTTGCTACTCTCGTTACTCAATTTCGCACTTGGCTGTGGGTAAAGTTGATGAGTCAGCAAGGTGCATCTAACCAATTGATTGCGAAAGAAGCAGAGATAGGAAATCCCAATCGCATTTATTATCTCAAACAGGAAACTCAAAACTGTAGATTAGACCTATTGCAAAATGCTCTCTGCCTGCTTTT